In a genomic window of Lacrimispora sp. BS-2:
- a CDS encoding PP2C family serine/threonine-protein phosphatase, whose amino-acid sequence MEILYNGITDSGLKRKVNQDAVGMFCHGEVGLYFVADGMGGHASGEVASGMIRDGMSRWWQEQKNSWDPGRFEDYMESLHQELLEINREIWEKCNQGQVCGSTVMILFLCHEKYGVLSVGDSRIYSYESGKIRQLTVAHVWENLEETKRRYTVEEQKKHKYYGKLTQAVGTEESVDIFSCTDRLKKNQKFLLCSDGLYRYCEEEEMIQNISNAKNAEDIRSALNKLREEGYSNDAPDNLSAIIVYCKNKTPFMFDWFRR is encoded by the coding sequence ATGGAGATACTTTACAATGGGATCACCGACAGTGGATTAAAGAGAAAAGTGAATCAGGATGCGGTTGGAATGTTCTGCCATGGAGAAGTGGGCCTGTATTTTGTTGCAGATGGAATGGGAGGTCATGCCAGTGGAGAAGTGGCCAGTGGAATGATCCGGGATGGTATGTCCAGATGGTGGCAAGAACAGAAAAACAGCTGGGATCCAGGACGATTTGAAGATTATATGGAATCGCTGCATCAGGAATTGCTGGAAATTAACCGGGAAATTTGGGAGAAGTGTAATCAGGGCCAGGTCTGTGGCTCTACAGTGATGATTCTGTTCCTTTGCCATGAGAAGTATGGGGTTTTGTCAGTTGGTGACAGCCGGATTTACAGTTATGAATCGGGGAAGATACGCCAGCTGACCGTGGCACATGTATGGGAAAATCTGGAGGAAACAAAGCGAAGGTACACGGTCGAAGAACAAAAAAAGCACAAGTACTATGGAAAATTGACACAGGCAGTGGGGACGGAAGAAAGCGTTGATATTTTTAGCTGCACTGATCGTTTGAAGAAAAACCAGAAATTTCTTTTATGCAGTGACGGTTTATACCGGTATTGTGAAGAAGAAGAAATGATACAGAATATAAGCAATGCAAAAAATGCAGAGGATATACGCTCTGCTTTAAATAAATTAAGAGAAGAAGGATATTCAAATGATGCACCAGATAACCTGTCGGCGATAATTGTGTATTGCAAAAATAAAACACCATTTATGTTTGACTGGTTTAGAAGATAA